A region of Fibrobacter succinogenes subsp. succinogenes S85 DNA encodes the following proteins:
- a CDS encoding DNA-processing protein DprA, protein MNTKEYKELLAYEFLWSKENSTLKKMSLTLNNGSLLASEKLKEEMFFDDAELYEIDNALKERSKAFSVLFKNDERFPKGLLNVKYPLGMFYYKGNLDLLKNVCVSVVGSRHVSPKGKIRTEKLIKELHSNTTIVSGLAKGVDTAALTTAISLGKKVIGVIGTPIDHYYPKENKELQDEIATNHLLISQVPLYKYDKQSFVTKKMYFPERNVVMAAISDATIIVEASETSGTHSQAKACFDLGKKLFILNSCFENHEITWPTKYLEKGAVRVRAITDIKILKD, encoded by the coding sequence ATGAACACAAAAGAATACAAAGAACTTTTGGCTTATGAATTTTTATGGAGCAAAGAGAATTCCACATTAAAAAAAATGTCTCTAACCCTCAACAACGGTTCACTTCTAGCTTCTGAAAAACTAAAAGAGGAAATGTTTTTTGATGATGCCGAATTATATGAAATTGATAATGCATTGAAAGAACGATCTAAAGCATTCTCCGTTCTCTTCAAAAACGATGAACGTTTTCCTAAAGGTTTACTTAATGTCAAATACCCCTTAGGAATGTTCTATTACAAAGGAAACCTCGATCTCTTAAAAAATGTATGTGTATCAGTAGTCGGATCAAGGCACGTGAGTCCTAAAGGAAAAATTAGAACCGAAAAACTTATTAAAGAACTTCATTCAAATACCACCATTGTTTCAGGTTTAGCAAAAGGTGTAGATACCGCGGCCTTAACTACAGCAATCAGCCTTGGGAAAAAAGTTATAGGAGTTATTGGAACCCCTATTGACCATTATTATCCAAAAGAGAATAAAGAACTCCAAGATGAAATTGCAACCAATCATCTGCTCATCAGCCAAGTTCCCCTTTACAAATACGACAAGCAATCTTTTGTGACAAAAAAAATGTATTTCCCAGAACGTAATGTTGTTATGGCTGCAATCTCAGATGCAACTATAATTGTAGAAGCGTCGGAAACAAGCGGAACACATTCCCAAGCGAAAGCCTGTTTTGACTTGGGAAAAAAATTGTTCATCCTCAATTCATGTTTTGAAAACCATGAAATTACTTGGCCAACAAAGTATCTAGAAAAAGGTGCAGTAAGGGTAAGGGCTATAACTGATATAAAAATTCTTAAGGACTAG
- a CDS encoding SpvB/TcaC N-terminal domain-containing protein: MAEQQKGSESKDSQDKSWFLSGPVLSTGRGGGALRGTKGEFNCDAHTGSAKLSIPLPFTPDREGIVPPVSLSYDSGNGNGPFGLGWNLGCPRIERSTSRRLPLYMDSEDSDVFTLSGADLVCIAEEKRGTTTVRHYRLQSESQFSRIEFRKESSGETSFCVFGSDGSQSTYGDSAESRIEDPQYPGHVFAYLISRSEDALGNVVRYRYCGDGANRHLLQVLYGNRVSRTTSSSPDDFHLGLVFAYAGRNDVYVNRKPGFEVRSGLRCESATLYHGFGSAPLFSDGNRVRSLSFQYTAGCGGVSLLEKVVESGLRVLTDGTTESESLPPMTFSYFPFALGREWCEFDSSSVSDIPGGFTSAEWVDLYGEGIAGLLMDCGGKWYYKHNLGNGRLSAASEVGDRPVPGTPSGLTDVEGDGVLALVENGGANAGASFLDESGKFGPRKKFGSVPWIDWEKSDIKFMDLDGDGRSEVVVAEDGRIRVYLSGGMKGYGNAIYRYFTEPGEKPVLVSKSPDEAVFAADMTGDGLADLVRVRFSQVCYWPNYGHGRFGSAIYMDNAPVLGGFKDFNPANLIVADIDGSGTTDLLYREGDRLHIYRNCLGKSFELVDTVTLPGKGGTVKSADVLGTGLSTIVFGSPLFADSSASPRYLPLQGGRTNVMSGYSNGTGAQVDIEYTPSTAYYLKDKLSGNSWTTKLPYVVQCVSKVVSRDLVTGWDRTETYAYRDGYHDPDFREFRGFGSVVLREHECGIDPETDQDIRETRTDFYLGRSSERPTLDCAQAMTTRQWQEGCRSFQGMPKSRKVLSVNRDGTETREYSTTSWTYRAKFIMEARLPGDRFRNGSCWQCIQESETASFRESADDTPRTNASFTLATDAYGRPLLSASVWYGRGGSKPDDVPDVVWNEQKKNHVTFTETRYTQDCEHSSGRFRMGLQESTVSYEKTGHAASDLESAQSLNALFADATRPRRVLTREEAVFYDDALSAPRTDGACGLAGLVYERYGLAFEAQALSTIYGNSVDASDMAAAGYVLRDGGWYRKSGRNVYAQDAASNFYRPCGIEDAFGNRTSVAYDTYSWLAESVTDAVGNTVSADNDYRYMSPQTVTDANGNRTAVDWTPLGLVSKVALMGKAGQSEGDTLDSPTEEFIYDFDCFENSGTPVHVRTRRREAHGLSTCRWLESVEYSDGAGRVVLAKAVAEPGKYKTLENGSVVEKDSGADVRWVGSGRTVYNNAGNPVKQYEPYFSGTDAYESEPAIVETGVTPVLHYDPLDRLVRTDLPDGTFSRAEFATWEQRSFDQDDTVLESAWYADRNSPDPTGNEPASSEKRAAWLAAKHADTPSVEYLDAQGRPFYGIADNGTRGRYATHTVFDVLGNPLSVTDARGNVVMAYAYNSLSVACRTDSMDAGERRTLLAVDSQPALGFDARNHRLRSVYDALRRPTEQWLGENGGTEKLVGRTVYGENSPNPDAGNLRGMMWKAYDQSGLVENVAYDFKGNLLQSSRQFTKAYNQTIDWNVADPDALLEAETFTTVTAYDALNRATSIRTPHNAGVPASEILPAYNEASLLESVDVKLRGSGTATNFVQNIDYDAKGQRERIQYGNGSTTGYTYDGKTFRLVRLLTTRNNGADILQDLNYTYDAVGNVTQIDDNAQQTIFFNGSVVSPSQKFEYDALYRLIKATGREHVSVNADSEPEAEGYNAALISPQDGTAMRNYAREWEYDGVGNILSIIHNANGNAWTRTNAYATDSNRLTGTTVGQTTANFAYNAHGSMTSMPHLSAMDWDFAEKLSHISRGTTEAYYNYDGNGIRTRKVVEKNGSVEIRLYLGGFEIWRKTVNGTLETERETLHVMDDQKRIAIVETLTVENGNRAAAPAPVQRYQLDNHLGSASLELDDSANIISYEEYYPYGDTSYRAGRSASEVSRKRYRYTGKEKDEESSLYYCEQRFYAAHISRWVSTDPTWLADGINLYAYVHGNPVSGVDPSGTKTENNEATVSDEYNDDKAKENLINAIREHVLPDLGDEGRKKVESIIEKIKDGSFDEVIYKNAGRPKTGTDVSPTKFEHLIKDKDLRDFYYIARARDYQIRNANQIKNGENDVAQYYIEYGAKYMFKFKYEKRNDLSDKGKEWLDETLVNLQEGMEQIVSEHYESELLEKDNPESLYKRAFASHVLAYVSAGFCSLEIGDKITIGNTPDKPDLWEGREQALSVIKECYVDSYAREIKGMYDNFLQDAISRQVKTQLRMFGR; the protein is encoded by the coding sequence CGTGCGCTACCGCTACTGCGGGGACGGCGCGAACCGCCATCTGCTGCAGGTCCTCTACGGGAACAGGGTTTCCCGAACTACGAGTTCATCGCCGGACGATTTCCATCTCGGTCTCGTGTTTGCTTATGCGGGACGTAACGATGTCTATGTGAACCGCAAGCCCGGATTCGAGGTGCGTAGCGGTCTCAGGTGCGAGTCCGCTACGCTCTATCACGGCTTCGGTTCCGCTCCGCTTTTTTCCGACGGGAACAGGGTCAGGTCGCTTTCTTTCCAGTACACAGCCGGATGCGGCGGGGTCTCGCTTCTGGAGAAGGTCGTGGAGAGCGGGCTCCGCGTGCTTACCGATGGAACTACGGAATCTGAGAGCCTTCCGCCGATGACGTTCAGCTATTTCCCTTTCGCGCTCGGCAGGGAATGGTGCGAATTCGACAGTAGCTCGGTGAGCGACATCCCCGGCGGCTTCACGTCCGCCGAATGGGTTGACCTCTACGGCGAGGGCATTGCCGGCTTGCTCATGGACTGCGGCGGCAAGTGGTACTACAAGCACAACCTGGGCAACGGAAGACTTTCCGCGGCCTCGGAAGTGGGCGACAGGCCTGTTCCGGGTACACCTTCCGGCCTTACCGATGTCGAGGGCGACGGGGTCCTCGCGCTTGTCGAGAACGGTGGCGCGAACGCCGGCGCGTCCTTCCTCGACGAATCCGGAAAGTTCGGGCCGCGCAAGAAGTTTGGGAGTGTTCCGTGGATTGACTGGGAAAAATCCGACATAAAGTTCATGGATTTGGACGGCGACGGGCGTAGCGAAGTCGTTGTCGCCGAGGATGGCAGGATACGCGTGTATCTCTCCGGCGGCATGAAGGGTTACGGGAACGCCATCTACAGGTACTTTACCGAACCGGGCGAGAAGCCCGTGCTTGTCTCGAAGTCTCCCGACGAGGCGGTGTTCGCCGCCGACATGACGGGCGACGGTCTCGCCGACCTCGTGCGTGTCCGGTTCTCGCAGGTATGCTACTGGCCTAACTACGGCCACGGACGCTTTGGTTCGGCAATTTATATGGACAACGCGCCTGTTTTGGGCGGCTTCAAGGATTTCAATCCCGCGAACCTGATTGTTGCGGACATTGACGGTTCGGGGACCACGGACTTGCTATACCGTGAGGGCGACCGTCTCCATATCTACCGCAACTGTCTCGGGAAATCGTTCGAGCTTGTCGATACGGTCACGCTTCCCGGCAAGGGCGGGACGGTGAAGTCTGCGGACGTTCTCGGAACAGGGCTTTCTACCATCGTGTTCGGCTCCCCGCTGTTCGCCGATTCGTCCGCATCGCCGCGCTACCTGCCGCTGCAGGGCGGGCGTACCAACGTCATGTCCGGCTATTCGAACGGGACGGGTGCACAGGTCGATATCGAATACACGCCGAGTACGGCCTATTACCTCAAGGACAAACTATCTGGGAATTCGTGGACTACGAAACTGCCGTATGTCGTCCAGTGCGTATCCAAGGTCGTGTCGAGGGACCTCGTCACGGGCTGGGACCGCACCGAGACCTACGCCTACCGCGACGGCTACCACGACCCGGATTTCCGCGAGTTCAGGGGTTTCGGTTCCGTGGTGCTGCGCGAGCACGAGTGCGGCATCGACCCGGAAACCGACCAGGACATACGCGAGACAAGGACGGATTTTTATTTAGGCAGATCGTCGGAAAGGCCCACGCTGGATTGCGCCCAGGCGATGACTACCCGCCAGTGGCAGGAAGGCTGCCGCTCGTTCCAGGGGATGCCGAAAAGCCGCAAGGTCCTTTCCGTCAACAGGGACGGGACGGAAACCAGGGAATATTCCACGACATCGTGGACCTACCGGGCAAAATTTATCATGGAAGCCCGCCTGCCGGGCGACAGGTTCCGCAACGGATCCTGCTGGCAGTGCATTCAGGAATCCGAGACGGCCTCGTTCCGGGAATCTGCCGACGACACGCCGCGCACGAACGCCTCGTTTACACTGGCTACGGATGCGTACGGGAGGCCGCTCCTCTCGGCCTCGGTCTGGTACGGTCGCGGAGGCTCGAAGCCGGACGACGTGCCCGATGTCGTGTGGAACGAACAGAAGAAGAACCATGTGACTTTCACCGAGACCCGCTATACACAGGATTGCGAACACTCTTCGGGCAGGTTCCGCATGGGCCTACAGGAAAGTACCGTGTCTTACGAGAAGACCGGCCATGCCGCATCCGACCTGGAAAGTGCGCAATCCCTGAACGCGCTGTTCGCGGACGCGACCAGGCCGCGCAGGGTTCTGACCCGCGAGGAAGCCGTCTTCTACGACGACGCCCTTTCTGCACCCCGTACCGACGGCGCGTGCGGCCTCGCTGGGCTCGTTTACGAGCGCTACGGGCTCGCCTTCGAGGCGCAGGCCCTGTCCACGATATACGGGAACTCCGTGGACGCGAGCGACATGGCCGCGGCGGGGTATGTCCTCCGCGATGGCGGCTGGTACCGCAAATCGGGCAGGAACGTCTATGCGCAGGATGCCGCGTCGAACTTCTATCGGCCCTGCGGGATCGAGGACGCATTCGGGAACCGAACTTCCGTCGCCTACGATACGTATTCATGGCTCGCGGAGTCCGTCACGGACGCCGTGGGGAACACGGTCTCCGCCGACAACGATTACCGTTACATGTCCCCGCAGACGGTCACGGACGCGAACGGCAACCGGACCGCTGTGGACTGGACACCCCTCGGCCTCGTCTCGAAGGTCGCCCTGATGGGCAAGGCGGGACAGTCGGAAGGCGACACGCTCGACAGCCCCACCGAGGAGTTTATATACGATTTCGACTGCTTCGAAAATTCGGGTACGCCTGTCCACGTGCGCACCCGCCGCCGCGAGGCGCACGGCTTGTCCACGTGCAGGTGGCTGGAGTCCGTCGAATATTCGGACGGTGCGGGCCGCGTCGTGCTCGCCAAGGCCGTCGCGGAACCCGGCAAGTACAAAACGCTTGAAAATGGCTCAGTCGTCGAGAAGGACAGCGGGGCAGATGTACGCTGGGTCGGTTCCGGCCGCACGGTCTACAACAACGCGGGCAATCCCGTCAAGCAGTACGAGCCGTATTTCAGCGGGACGGACGCCTACGAGAGCGAACCCGCCATCGTCGAGACCGGGGTCACGCCCGTGCTGCACTACGACCCGCTCGACAGGCTCGTGCGCACGGATTTGCCGGACGGGACGTTCAGCAGGGCGGAATTCGCCACGTGGGAACAGAGGAGTTTCGACCAAGACGACACCGTGCTGGAAAGCGCCTGGTACGCGGACAGGAACTCGCCGGACCCGACAGGGAACGAACCCGCAAGCTCCGAAAAGCGGGCCGCATGGCTCGCCGCAAAGCATGCTGACACTCCTTCCGTGGAGTATCTGGACGCGCAGGGCCGCCCGTTCTACGGTATCGCGGACAACGGGACGCGGGGCAGGTATGCTACGCATACTGTGTTCGACGTTTTGGGCAACCCGCTTTCCGTGACGGACGCCCGCGGCAACGTGGTGATGGCCTACGCCTACAACTCCCTTTCCGTGGCCTGCCGGACGGACAGCATGGACGCCGGCGAGCGCAGGACGCTTCTTGCCGTGGACAGCCAGCCCGCGCTGGGCTTCGACGCGAGGAACCACCGCCTCCGCAGCGTTTACGACGCCTTGAGACGACCGACAGAACAGTGGCTGGGCGAGAACGGCGGCACGGAAAAGCTTGTCGGCAGGACCGTTTACGGTGAAAATTCGCCGAATCCCGATGCCGGTAATTTGCGCGGCATGATGTGGAAAGCCTACGACCAGAGCGGGCTTGTGGAAAACGTCGCCTACGACTTCAAGGGCAACTTGTTACAAAGTTCGCGACAGTTTACCAAGGCGTATAATCAGACTATAGACTGGAACGTCGCCGACCCGGACGCCTTGCTGGAAGCGGAGACGTTCACGACGGTCACTGCCTACGACGCGCTGAACCGCGCCACGAGCATCAGGACCCCGCATAACGCAGGTGTCCCCGCGAGCGAGATTTTGCCTGCGTACAACGAGGCCTCGCTGCTCGAGAGCGTTGACGTCAAATTGCGCGGCTCGGGCACCGCCACGAACTTTGTCCAGAACATCGACTACGACGCGAAGGGGCAGCGCGAGCGGATACAATACGGCAACGGCTCCACGACCGGCTACACCTACGACGGGAAGACGTTCCGGCTGGTGCGCCTCCTAACCACGCGAAACAACGGCGCGGACATACTCCAGGACCTCAACTACACTTACGACGCCGTGGGCAATGTCACACAGATTGATGACAATGCGCAGCAGACGATATTCTTTAACGGAAGCGTCGTCAGCCCGAGCCAGAAGTTTGAATACGATGCTTTGTACAGGCTAATCAAGGCGACCGGCCGCGAGCATGTCTCTGTGAATGCCGATAGTGAGCCGGAGGCGGAAGGCTACAACGCCGCACTGATAAGCCCGCAGGACGGCACCGCCATGCGGAACTACGCCCGCGAATGGGAATATGACGGAGTGGGCAACATCCTGTCCATAATCCACAACGCCAACGGCAACGCGTGGACCCGTACGAACGCCTACGCCACGGACAGCAACCGCCTGACCGGCACTACGGTCGGGCAGACTACGGCGAACTTCGCCTACAACGCCCACGGCTCCATGACATCCATGCCGCACCTCTCTGCGATGGACTGGGACTTCGCCGAGAAACTAAGCCACATTAGCCGCGGCACTACCGAGGCATATTACAACTACGACGGCAACGGGATAAGGACTCGCAAGGTCGTCGAGAAGAACGGCTCCGTAGAAATACGCCTTTACCTCGGCGGTTTCGAGATATGGCGGAAGACCGTGAACGGGACGCTCGAGACCGAGCGCGAGACCCTGCACGTCATGGACGACCAAAAGCGCATTGCAATAGTCGAAACCTTGACTGTGGAAAACGGGAACCGTGCCGCGGCCCCCGCGCCCGTGCAACGTTACCAGCTCGACAACCATCTCGGCTCGGCATCTCTCGAACTCGACGACTCCGCCAACATCATCAGCTACGAGGAATACTACCCCTATGGCGACACCAGCTACCGCGCCGGACGTAGCGCCAGCGAAGTGAGCCGGAAGCGCTACCGCTACACCGGCAAGGAGAAGGACGAGGAATCCTCGCTGTACTACTGCGAGCAGCGCTTCTACGCCGCTCACATCTCACGGTGGGTATCTACTGACCCCACGTGGCTCGCTGACGGCATCAACCTCTACGCCTACGTGCACGGGAACCCCGTAAGCGGCGTGGACCCGAGCGGAACAAAGACGGAAAACAATGAAGCGACTGTAAGTGATGAGTATAATGATGATAAAGCAAAAGAAAACCTAATAAATGCAATAAGGGAACATGTACTGCCTGATTTAGGTGATGAGGGTCGAAAAAAGGTAGAGTCTATAATCGAAAAAATTAAGGATGGTTCCTTTGATGAGGTAATATATAAAAATGCAGGTAGACCAAAAACAGGTACTGACGTCAGTCCTACAAAATTTGAACATTTAATTAAAGATAAAGATTTACGAGACTTTTATTACATTGCTAGAGCAAGAGATTATCAGATAAGAAATGCTAATCAGATAAAGAATGGGGAAAATGATGTTGCTCAATACTATATCGAGTATGGTGCTAAATATATGTTCAAATTTAAATATGAAAAACGCAATGATTTATCTGATAAAGGTAAAGAATGGCTTGACGAAACTCTCGTAAATTTGCAAGAGGGAATGGAACAAATAGTTTCAGAACATTATGAAAGTGAACTGCTAGAAAAGGATAATCCTGAATCTCTTTATAAAAGAGCATTTGCTAGTCACGTTTTAGCTTACGTTAGTGCGGGATTTTGTTCTCTAGAAATTGGTGATAAAATAACGATAGGAAATACTCCCGATAAACCTGACCTTTGGGAAGGCAGAGAGCAGGCTCTATCAGTAATTAAGGAATGTTATGTTGATTCTTATGCGAGGGAGATTAAAGGAATGTATGATAATTTCTTACAAGATGCTATTTCGCGGCAGGTGAAAACACAATTAAGGATGTTTGGGAGATGA